One Vanessa atalanta chromosome 15, ilVanAtal1.2, whole genome shotgun sequence genomic window, tttcaaacaattttaatatgtaacgagtacctttgtatttataataataatgtaaaattattaagtaaaatctttaatatatcgGTAAGTAACGACGTAAAGTTAGCAATAATCTTGATATACACATCTGTCCATGAACTATATACGTAATGAATAATGTGATAGAATATAAAGCTAGTTTATAAGAGTTATCGGTATATTTTAGCAGTATTTTCACTGTATTAatgctaaaattattaaaaagtaaaagggTTCAGAAATTTTGGTTGTATTATGTCAGTTTTCTTCTCGGGTAGATACTAGATTATATCGAAATGTAAATCGTGGGCGACTCAAGATGTATTGGAGATATTTTCCGTTGTCAGGGGCTGTATCACTTGTAAGTGTAGGGTGTTTTTGATAGATGGtgtgagtaatattattttacagcgccatctagttgaGGTTGTTGCTTAGGTCCGTAGATTGAGAAGTAAAATAGTAGcgagtataaatttatttgtttgttagagGAACGTATACACAATTAGGGGTACGAATATAGGTGATATGATTTGGTTAATTTTTATGGAGCGataagtttaaatttcgaattaagattattattttcataaacgtTACATGTTTCATTAATCGAACACaatgtaaaatacataaaaaaaaactcaatttcctttattcaacatagaagcatttaacttacaaattgtatatcaaattaaacactaccaccggttcggaaaagaaaataccctgacctgagaagaaccagcaaaagTCACTCAGCGGGTCTCTTTCTTCTTGGTTCCTTGAAAAGTTGGGTGTTGGacttataaaatatgtgtaagGTAAGTTCACTGCCGTATCCTCCATATTGACAATAGCTTTAACATTTGTTATCACAACACGaggttatgttataatattatatacagacGTCCATAGTTCTAGGTGTTGTCTCATTTTGGTTTAACGGCGCTGAGCCGGACGAACGATGTTCAAATTAGCAATAATTCTATTGTAAATTGTATGCAGTGTAAAAATAGCgggtcttttaaataaaatttacagactgaTGGACTTGTTTTATTGATTGACTTTCATACACACCAGATATTTGACAACAAATCTTTTTATAGGTATAAtggcttaatttaaaaataaaggaaagtcgatatcaaataaataattaatcttatgaATGTAAAAGTAATTAGTACGTTTGTCTGATATACTTTTACTGTTAAAAAAAGTACCGATCTTAtgaaatttaaacttaacttaaacCCCTAAGAAACAACATATGTACCCTATGATTCTAAAACCTACCCCCACCTTAAAACGTGGGCGAAAACTTGTGTTTTCTTGCTACATATCAACGCTGTCAAGTGATTGTTAGATGCTTGCATTGTCACTGACAGGCGCTGATCGGGGTAAATGTAGGTATTTAAGCTAGCGGTTATAAAGTATGTATCATATCaaatcattaaattgttttaatctcATTGGTTTTGACTATTAAAAATGGCTTTATTTTCGGCTATACCAATATTTTGTTGCTTCCTCTTGGTTGGCGGGTAACAGTGTAagtactttgtatatatatgatattgtatCAGTGCTCACGTGTCGTTAAAGGGCAGTTAGGTTGAGAATATCAAACAAACAAGCTTGGTACATAAAAAAGTCACTTTATTTATCTAcagttacaatataaaataaattacatgatgATTTATCGGCTGCGGTGTCCGTGTATACATAAACATCCCACTTCTCGTTAGGGTACATTAATATAGAaagatatacaaaattattgcaCATCATGCGACGTCAAAGGTACAATTTTAGACGCCATCACATGAACATTAGTACTACTACTAAACAATAGATGGCAGTATAATTGGTTATTGCTATTCACTCCGAGATGGCGTTAATATTACGAAACAGAGCCATCTACAGCCTACTAACGCAACGGTAACGGCAGATGGCGCTTTGAACAGAGCTTGCGTTACAATTTACAAATGTACGTTAAGTTCTCGTGATCATAACATGAATCATCaacttattacaatatttacagaAGGGTGACTTAGATtatgaaaacttatttaattttctatacaaatattagggattctgttataaatatagttcCAAGCACATTAGTAATTAACTGTTCGGGTATTATcgcatgtattttttaatttcaacattacCACTCGTTCAAATTACcttcaaaaaagtatttatattaggtttactatatttaaaaatgagatttataaaattttagtcttATAACTTATGTAAAGGCAATTTGAACAGcgattttaaatagattaatcaCTAACGTTCGTTCTATTCTAGCCTTTCTCTGGGAACATGGCGCTAATCAGGTAATGCCACTTAATACCTCCTTCCGTTCCTAAACAAGGTCGCGAGTTCCCGCTCCATTTAGGTCACAAGAATACTTGACGTTAAAAGCGCGTCACTTAACGCGTTAACGTGATCGTCGATAGGTATTAAGTCACAAGACCCGTCAGGCGTTGAATCAATGTTCaatagatatttaaacaaatttaatcggCATCGGCTTCTACAAGCAATCGACGGCAGTGGAACTACAATTTTGTAAACTTCGAGAAGCGATGCGGGCTCGGACGCCACCGCCGGACTTACTCACTATTACGTATATGTGTGCGCGTGCGGCGCTACGACTAGACTACGCGCACTCACTCACTCGGCACCAGCTCCGAGTCCGAACACGAGTCACGCGGCACCGGCGCGGGAACGGTCCCGCTCAACTCTACAGCTTTCTTCGCATGGCACAAGTCACGCGGCGCACCGGGGGGTCGGCCGGACGACCGGTACGAAAGTTCCTCCATCGGACGGTCTCGCCGCTCGGTGTGGCGGCGCGGTCGATCACTGCGATCGAAACGTTCGTCGGCGTCCGGTATCGGCGGTCGGTCGGCGGGCCCCGCGAGCGCGCCGGGTCGGGTCCCCGGAGGGAAGCTACACCGGCCCGTAGTCGGACAGCGGCTGCGCCGAGCGCGCCGAGGGCGCGGTGGGCGGCAGCgacgcgggcggcgcggggggcgcgggcggcggcagcggggcgggcgcggggggcggCCCCGCGGGGGCGCGTCACACGGCTCCCTTCACGAGCGCGCGGTGCGCGGGGGGCGGGGCGCGGCCGCCGCGCCACACGCGCCGCCACGACTCCAGCGTCTTGCCGGACCAGATCCACACGCCGGACGTGATGCCCACGGCCAGCGCCATGAAGTACTTGAGCATGAGCGCGGAGTAGAGCGGGCGCGGGCCGCACGCGGCGCCGCACGCCACGCGCCGCAGCCACGCCTCGCGCCCGCCCGCCTCGTACGCCAGGCAGCCGATCACGACGCCGGCCGGCACCGCGTACAGCACGCTGAACACGCCGATGCGGATCATCAGCTTCTCGAGCTTGTCGGCCTTCGAGCCGGCGCCGATGCCGCCCTGCCGCTTGATGACCGATCGGATGCGGAACAGCGACACGAAGCCGGCGAGGAGGAAGGTCGCGCCGAGCGCGAAGTACACGATGAGCGGCGCGAGCACGTACTTTTTGAGGTTCTCGGGCGAGGTGTTGCCGACGTAGCAGACGCCGGCGACCGGATCGCCGTCGACGGCGCCGGCGAGCAGGACCGCCACGGTCTTGGCGGCCGGCACGAGCCAGGCGGCCAGATGGTAGTACTGCGCGTGTCCCGCGATCGCCTCGTTGCCCCACTTGAGGCCCGCGGCGAGGAACCACGCGAACGACAGCACGACCCACCAGATCGATGACGCCATTCCGAAGAAGTACACCAGTATGAAGACGAGCGTGCATGCGCTCGGGCCGTTCGCTGAAGTCTTGAGCAGGGCGCCGTCGCAGGCGACCTCGTCGTGGCCGATCGCGAGGCGCGTGAGGTAGCCGAGAGCGACCATGAAGTAGCAAGCGGAGAGGTAGACGATCGGGCGCTCGGGGTACTTAAAGCGCTGGGAGTCGATGAGGAAGGTGGTGAGCGTCATGAGGGTAGAGGCGGCACAGAGGCCGCCCCAGAGCGCGACCCACACGGCCGCGAACTCCTTCTCCTCGCGCGTGAAGAAGGCGCCGCGGCACGGCAGCGCGCAGGCGGGCACGCCGGCGGTGGTGGCGCTGGCGTTGTGTAGCGTTCGCACGCTCACCAGCGGCGGCCGGCACGCGCACGCGCACTCGTCGCTTGCCGCCTCGCCCGGGCTTGCAGCCGGGCCGCTTTCGCAGTTTTTTGGATCCTTGCAGTCTTTTTTGTAGGGCCGACGCGGCGGGGGTCGCGGCGGCTCGGGCTCCTGGGCGCGGTCGTTTTCATCCATGCACAGGTTCTCGGGGTCGCCTAGGCGCGGTAGCTTCTCGCACGCCATGCGCTCGGGCCACTGGAAGCCGTACTTCTGCATGAGCGGCGCGCAGCCGGCACGGGCGCGCTCGCACACGCTCCGGCACGCCGGCAGCGGCTTCGCGTAGTCTTCTATACATATCGGTGTGTACACGGAGCAGAGGAAGAATTTCAGATCCGCCGAGCATTTGATTTCGACGAGGGGCCAATACTGGTGAACCTGAAGTGGCATAAACGTTCAGATCAGTATATAGTCGACAAGGAgagaaacaatttttatatttataaaaaacattaattttgttaaggTAAGTTCTGCAACAAATACTTTCTACTCTTAATACTATAGGTCATTACCTCGAGGCCAGCCTCCTCCTGCGTGTCATGGTCGAGTGCGTTAGGGAAGGAGGTGAGGTTGTACCCGATGCCGCGGCACATGGGTATGGTGATCTCTTCGCAGCGCGGCTGCAGCGCATCTGCCGCCGCCAGCGCCGCTAGCGCGAGCGCGCAACGCCACGCGCGCCACATACTCAGCAACTACGCTAATCGCATCTGCAACAAACGGACATACCATATAAGTTGTGGAGAAGCACAATTATAGTACACAGGTGTACTTTTTAGTCAAATTAGAatcgtaaatgtatttttatacgaaagacgtgttttgattttataaaacaatacaattaaataatagcaATTATAGGAGCCGTAATGAGAGCCAATTCAGGTTGGAATGTGCTTTACAAAAGCACTTCGTTAGCATTCATTAGTCAACATTCAGTATTAGTACAACAAACGAGACATGAATCAGAACCAGAAAGTGATTAATATTCGAACGATTCCCGATCAAATACACGACGTCAGGCGAAATCATTCTTTTTCATAAAGCTTCACTATCTCGATTTACCAgtacattgataaaaaattaaagtccagtaattatattttatttcttcaacTGCTTATAAATGTATCGTCAGAAATTTGAAGGAATTCATTAACATTATTCAAGTTTCTATGAAATGGAATGTGGCGACCACAAGCGCGATTCCGATTCAGTTTAAATggcattatttatttcagtcagGCCATGTGTCTTTATATATAGACGATTAGCCGATTACGGTGGCCCAAAATCATGTTTCGAGAAATGGTCCTTAATTATAAGACGTAAAGGTCGATAATTGCGTCAAATGGAGGTCGGATCGGATCGTGCGGTAACT contains:
- the LOC125069255 gene encoding frizzled-2, with translation MWRAWRCALALAALAAADALQPRCEEITIPMCRGIGYNLTSFPNALDHDTQEEAGLEVHQYWPLVEIKCSADLKFFLCSVYTPICIEDYAKPLPACRSVCERARAGCAPLMQKYGFQWPERMACEKLPRLGDPENLCMDENDRAQEPEPPRPPPRRPYKKDCKDPKNCESGPAASPGEAASDECACACRPPLVSVRTLHNASATTAGVPACALPCRGAFFTREEKEFAAVWVALWGGLCAASTLMTLTTFLIDSQRFKYPERPIVYLSACYFMVALGYLTRLAIGHDEVACDGALLKTSANGPSACTLVFILVYFFGMASSIWWVVLSFAWFLAAGLKWGNEAIAGHAQYYHLAAWLVPAAKTVAVLLAGAVDGDPVAGVCYVGNTSPENLKKYVLAPLIVYFALGATFLLAGFVSLFRIRSVIKRQGGIGAGSKADKLEKLMIRIGVFSVLYAVPAGVVIGCLAYEAGGREAWLRRVACGAACGPRPLYSALMLKYFMALAVGITSGVWIWSGKTLESWRRVWRGGRAPPPAHRALVKGAV